TCGACCAAGGGATCAAGTGGTGTGCAATCTAAATACGGCAAGGTGTTGTCACCACCGCAATCTAAGGCTTCGTAATCCCAACCTACATTTTGCTGGTCGTAAGCACGGGCAAAATTATAATCAAAACCCATCACCACTTGACCCTGCTGGTCGGCCCTAGCGGAATTAGACACTCTGCGCCAAATTGCTGGGCGTGCCGATGAATTCAGCACCGCAGCAATATTTGGAACCGAGCCATTATGCAAATAAGGTGCAGTTGCCCAAACGCCGTAAAGTGGTGGCGCGACATAGCCTTTGGGGCGACCATTACGTAATGATTCCATATTCTGAACGCGGCAATCCTGAGCGGTGTTTGCGGTTTCGGGATAGCCCACAAAGGTTTCCGACAAACCTTGATTCGTACCCTCGTTAAAGGTGTCCAAACGAACGCGGTCAGTAGCAATAATATCGATGGGCGTTATATAACTAGCCATCCCCTCTAATGCTGGACTAGCCAAAAAGCTTATGTCATTTACATAGCGTGGCGAGTAAGCGCCGTGGCATCCCGCGCAGCTACCATTGCCCTGAGCCGGTTGCGGCACTGGATTATTGACGTTTGCAGCCCATAGGTTTTTAGTGTGAAACAACACGGCGCCCTGCTCGGCCAAGGGCTCATCAATTACTCCCGGATACTCGGGCGATTTCTGCGCCATAATCCAGTGGTCGCCGTACTGCACATTGTCACTCATCCATCGATCGACACGATCCATATCGAAAATACCGGGCGCCTCGCCGTCGATCAGAGGGTTTTTATCAAGCAAGGGATAATAGAGTGCGAAATCCACCCGCACCGCGTCGCCAGAAAACATTGCATCAACAAACTTTACCGGCCGATGCCCCACATTCCACCACGCGGGCGTATCTCCGGTAGCCGTCGAACCATTATTAAGAATCTGCCCAAAGGTGATTGGATCTGGGTTTTCAAAACTCCCAAACAATGCCAGCACATTGGCAAACTGCGCATTGTTGGTACCGCGAACTCGACCACCAAAACCAGCGCGATCAATGAGCAAGGTTCCCGCGCCACCCAAGGCGCCAAAATCGCGCGCAGAAGTGCTGGCATCCAGCAAGCCTCCACCTGCACCATAGTGGTATTCAATCCCATCAGCGGTTTCCACCGGCGTGCTGTGACAGCCTTGGCAGTTGGCCGCAATATAGCCGCTGTATGTACCGTCATTATTACGTGTTTGCGTTAAACCCTGGGGCAGAGTGCCAGAACCGCCGTTGCTTAAATTTGGATCCTCGCCCTGCAAGGGGTAGGGGTTGCGAGGCGCGTCTGGGCCGCTCAAAACTGGACCGAAACCGTGGCGCTCCGCCACCAATTGGTCGAAATTATCTGGCCGACCTGGCAGCCCCCAAAGTAACCACATCATATTGTATTGATCAGCACTAATAGCCGCCAAACCATGAGGCTGCTGACCGGCAAAGGTAGTGGCTGCACCCTCCTGGCCATTGCCTTCCATAATCGGTGCGCCCTTGGCGTAGCTCGCGCGCAATTCGCCGCAGGTTTCAGGATGAGGCTTTTCACCCACTAGCTCGGGATCAATATGGCAATCTTTCCAAAAGGCATTAAAGGCTACCGCTTTACCATTACTTATGCCCGGCTGCACCATCGAACGCGGATCAGAGGGCAGCAACGCACTGTCGGCGCGCGGATTGCCGTTGCCATCGGCACCACAGTAATCAAACCAAAGGTGACCACCGCGAGCGCTGCCCAGCAAGGGTTCTAAGTCGGGTGCTGGATCACTGCCACCGCCACTCAAGCTGCAGGTATTAGGACTCGCCCAACAAGCCAGCAAGGTTCGCATCGCATCGTAGGGCTGACTGCCCACCGGCCATGGCTTACCGCCGCTGTGCGGTTCGCTGGGATCACTGGGTTCAATCAACAGCGGACTGGTTTCCACGCCGCCACCGAGGGTCCCCCAAGAGGCGCGCAGCAAACGGTAATCATCCGCGGCATTGCTAGACAGCATTAAACCGTCGCCCTCGGCGGTATCTGCCACGCCACCGGGAATATGGCAGGTCCGACAAAAGCCCGACGAGGTTTGCAAACGGCTTTGAAAGAACTCTTCGGCTGAACCGCTATTACCCGCACTAGGTGTGCCACCGCTTCCGCCCTGCGGACTGCCGCTACTGTTTCCGCCGCCGCAAGCGGCAAGGGATAACAGCCCTGAGATAAGTAAACTATTTGCTAAACAAAAACGGCGCATTCCGCACTCCTAAGGCCCCAATCACCGACAAAGCGGTTAAGAATGGAGCGAACTGGCTTTATTTTATTATTCAGTATGAGCCATACAGCAATCGCCCATATTGCTAAGAGGTGCCATCCATCTTCCGGTCCAGCCAGGACAAATTATGGCAAGATGGAATAACTGTCGCGCTTTAGCACGCCCAGTCCACAGGACGATTCTACCTTTACTTGTTAAGTATTAGCTGTATAAAAACATATTTTATTATTATCTATATCTCTTATATAGGCCGAATGCATACTGGAACGTATTCTAGGCTCCCCCTCACTCAAGTCTCCTAAATCAAAAGCCTTCTTATGTAATCGATTAACCTCCTCAATAGAGTCAACAAGAAGGCCAAGCATAGTACCATTGCCATTAGATGCTGGGGTTTCGTCGAACGGCTCTGCTATGGAAAACATAAAGTCTTCGTTACCCCATAGTGTCATCCGCCCTTCTGCGGGAATTTTGTTTAATCCACACCCATCAAAAATTCATCATAAAACGCGATTGCTTTTTCTTTATTATTAGTTCCAAATACAAAATAATTCATCTTCATGGCAAATTCTCTATGTAGATAAAAAGCTAAACGCAGTGTTCTGTTGAAATTTTTGAGTGGATACTTTTGTGTTACCAAACCCAAAATGGGCAACGGAAAAAATTTCAACAGCAAAACATTGTTAGAACCTCGAATCATTTTCGCACGGAGTTCCATCATGATCTCCATCCATTTTGGTATTAGGGCAATTTTTAATAAAGTATTCTGCTTCAGCTCTTGATGTCATTTGACTGCAATGCTTCCGGCCATCGCATTCGAATTTTCGGCTAGCGGACATTGGCGCTGTAATGGCCTGCTTTAGCATTAACAGCTCGGAACTTTGCTGGGAAATATAAAAATTGAAGCCAAAATAGCCTAAAGCCAAGACCAATACGAATGTAATGCCAAGCTTTAACGCAACAGCATCGCCTTTAGATCTGTGACTCGCTCCTTTTCTCTTCCGGACTGTCGAACCTGGCCGGAGGACATGCACTGCCCGCTTCTTACCATTTTTTTCAATCTCAACTTCGAACGAGATCAATTCACCAATTTTTGGTCTTATCCCATCTCGCGGAAACGCAGAAATATGTACAAATATTTCACCTGCATTTTGGGGCGACGATACAAAGCCAAACCCTCGATCATCATTCCATTTTATTAAATTGCCGTGAACTCTCATTGTCTCATTCTAACGCCAAGCGAACCGGCGGCGTGGCCGTCGGGTTGCGCGCCGCGTTAAGTATATGAACTCTAATTTACACACTAAACTTTGCTATTGCGTATTCTTTAGTGACTTTATTTAATAGTGGCTCGCCACCACCATGACACTCAGATTTTGGGTAAGTTTTTAACCAGTGCTCTTAACTAAATAGAGCATTTCCCAGCCAGACTCATCGATTGCGACTTTAACGCAATTCTTATTGATGGATTCTTCTGCTTCACTTCCTTGCACTGACCTCTGATCCTGCAGACATTTAACGCTAAGCTATGCCGCTGCCTTGGAATTATTTTTTTTCTAGCGGAGCGAATAAGCACGAACCCTTAACCCTTAACCCTTAACCCTTAACCCTTAATAACATTGTCCAGCTTCCGATGAATAAATGATACAGTTGATAATATATCCAGAGCATCTTGCTCGCTCATGAGCCACGATGTTTTTGGCGCATGAGCTACAGGGTTTCTAACTGCACCAAATAAGCCCACAAGCATATTGCTAAAGCCTTTCTGTTCACTGATTTCAGTATCTGTATTCAGGGCGTTTATCTTTAAAACAGGCTGTTTAACAGAAAATGTGGTATTAAATAGATCAGCGCCATCTGTTGTTAAAGATGACATATTACGAATTCGCTCTGCAATGCCCTTTACCGCTTCAAGAACTGCATGGAAATAATTTTCATCGACAAGCTCAGCTCGACAATAATTAAAAACTTCTTCATGCGCTCCCCTGTCTTCGAGCTTTGCCCTTAGTGCGCCAGCTCGCTCTCTTGCTCCCTTCAGTGTTGTTTCTTTCCTGGTTTTAGAAACCTTCCCATCTTCCCTTACTGTAAATCCTGAAAATGATAATACAATGTTTAGTTCAGAACGGCGCCACTCAAATTTCTCTTTGTCCCTAGCGTAACCAACAGGATCAAGTGCACGATTAATAAACATAATTAGATGGTTACCCACTTGATACTTATTTTGGGCTTCTCCTAGAGCATTAAAGAGACGCTTCCACTTTGTCATTGTTGGAGTGACGTCTTCAATTTTGCAGTCTTGAATTAGATAGCCTATTTCAGAGGCAGTTAACCCTCTCTCTGTATCGCCGAGCACCCTGCAAGCGGCTTTAAGTTTCTGAGAGTTAAATAGTTCGATTCTTTGCATAATTTATAGTGTGAACTCCCTAATAATTTGCCGTGGCGAAGTGGCGGTCTTTTTGCCTCGCAAAAAATGTGACACTTTGCGGAGTGTCAAATTGATTAGATGTTATGTCTCAACTGTGCTCATTCTCTCAATTAGCTTATATGACTTTGAGTTAGGATCTTTGAGAATAGAAATTGTGTCAGTCATGATGTATTGATCCCATGATTTTGCATTCGTTTTAAAGTCTGAGTAATACACTACATCTTTGATTCTGCGAAAGTGCCTGAACCAGACACCAATTTTTGGTTCGGTTCTTCTGATGTAATTGTATTCACTATCAACTGTAACCAAGGCCAATGGGAAGTGATGAGAGATAACGAGCACTTTATCCCCGACCTCCATTTTCTGTGCAAAATCTACGTAATCCTTTTGGCTCGAAAGAATTTCACTATGATCCTCTGCAAGAAGATCACCAGTATCGGTAGCGAAATCCAATCCAATAAATCCCGCCGCAACACTTTGGTGAGAATAGAACCCCGAACTCTTCCCTTCATCAGGGTGTAACTGCATTCTCCAATACTTCATTTATTTTGTCCTTAAGACATAGCAGCTAGTTATAGTGACTCGCGCCCCTTTATCAAAGTCGAGACTTCAGCATGGATTAAAAAACATAAGGGAATTCAATAAGATGTGTGTCTCGCGAATAGCTAGCGCTGATCAAACGAAGAATACTTCCCTTTAGTTCTGCCAAACATTCCTTTCCCCTTGATCATATCGCATATTTTTTAAACTTCAATGCGTAACGTGATTCGCCAATATGTTAATTGGACGCACGCTCTTTTTCACTTGCCTCGACGACTCGGAAACAGCGGCTGCCCGCTAATATGGCACTAGACCCGTCATATAAGTCGGTGCTCTAATTTCGACATGAGCCTACAACAGCCCTGAAAGCCCCTATACTTGAATTATCAGTCTTGTTTTACTGCTTGAATGTGCAGTGATGTCTCACTGGATAAAGATGGCTAGCACTAAAAATACAGCATTTTTATTACCGTTTCGCGTTCTTACCATTCGCTCGCACTCGCCACCACAAATGCCCCTAAACTCTTAAACTATAACCTTAGCTCTGAACTTGCGGCACAAGGTCGCCCCCCAATACTCCCGTTTGATCAATCCACAAATGCGGGAGCCCCATTTCTTTCAACCAAGTTGGTGCGCCGTTTTCACCCTGCAACATTGCGACGGTCGCTGCTGTGCCTGCAAGTAAACACAGCGGCGCGACAACGGTAACACCGGCCATCGGTTGATCTACGGGTCTACCAGTGCAGGGATTAAGAATATGGCTGTAGCGCTTGCCGTCTATCACCATAAAGCGTTCGTAGTCGCCACTGCTGGCAAGGCCGCCAGACTTTAGCGGTATTACCGCCACGGCCACGTCTGGGTCACGGGGATTGCGAATGCCAATATGCCAAGCGCTGCCGTCGGGGTGCGGGCCAACCACCCGTATATCGCCACCCAATTCGACTAGGCCGTGGCTGATGCCGTTTTCTTCGCAAATAGTTGCGGCGCGGTCGGCGGCGTATTCTTTGCCAAATCCGCCAAAGTCTAGCTCCATGCCCTGCTGCAATGAAATATTGGGGGCGGTCCAATGCACCTTATTCCAACCCACACGCTTTACACAGAATGCCACGGCGGCGGGGCTCGGCAATTGACCGAGTTTAAAATTCCACACTTCGCGCAATACCCCGGAGCTAATATCAAATAGTCCGCCGCTTTCCTTAAATGCGGTGGTGGCGTAATTAATTAAGGCGCTGGTTTCTTCGTCTAGAGCAATAGGATTGCCGCCAGCGGCGGCATTGATTCTGCCGACTACGCTGTCTTCGCGGTAACGGGAGTAGGTTTGCTCAATGCGGATAACTTCTGCTTTGGCGGCATCGGCGGCAGCATCGGCCAGTGCCTGTGACTCAGCGTATAAACGCAGTTCGCAGGGGCTGGCCATTGCAGTGAAAGGGTAGTGGTAAAGCTGCACGCGGTATTTCTCCGTTAGTATGGGCCTGTCGACACTACTGGCCCCAAGGAGCATGCCAACGCACTATAGCCGCCAGTTAAACCCCACCGAGAGAATATCAAATTCTACCAAGGCAGGGTTTTCTACATTGACGGAATCTAAAGAATAATCTGCGCTGGCTTCGTAAGCTTCCCACTCAGCGTGTAGATCCAAACCTTGCCAGCGCTTCTCTAGTCGCAGTTTTACGCTGATAGCGCCATAGGGCGACAAGCGATAATCCGCCGAGCCAAAACCGTCGCTGCGCGCCGAAAAGAAATACGGCGCATAGAAAAACGCCTGAGTTTGGGTGTAGTAACGCAGCGATGGCGTGAACACCCAACCACCCGGCAGGTTTTGATACCACGCCGCTTCTAGCGTGCTAGAGGCTATTTCCCAGTCATCTTCAAAATAGCGGTAATCCAAATGCAGCGCCGCTTTTAAGTCAGGCAGAAAATGTCGCAACCTAGCCTGGGCGACAAACTGATTGCGATCGTCGGGGCGACTATCGTTGATAGTATTGGCTTGATCGTCTATCCATACTTTTTTGTAGGGGTCGGATAGAAATCCCCGCTGCAAACCATAACTAAGACTGGCTTGCACCACGCTAGTTTTACTTAAGATTTGCGACAGTCCCACAAAGGCGGTGCTGCTGTCTCGGGTCGCGCGTTCAATACGGTCTGGCATGATGGCGCCGTCGGTGGGCTCCAGTTCGTCGTCGCTATATCCTAAACCAGCGGTAAACGTGAGCTGGGTATCGGGGATTTCATAGAGCGCCTCCACCCCCGCGCTCACGGCAAAATAGTCTTTCTCGTCCGACACCCCAGCAATGAAAGAAATCACCGTTTTATCGTTCAATAGATGATTAACCGTCGCCTGCAGGTCTTTGCGCTCTTCATGAATGGTGGCACCACTCATCACCTGCACCGGCCCATCTTGTCCCGGCAAAATAAACCACGGCGACGCGCCACTCATGGTTTCATACATGAACTCGATGCTGGCGTCAGTTTTCTTACCCAGCGGCAATTGCGCTCGCACTTGGTGGCTGTCTATTTCATAGCGTTCGCGGGAGCCGCCAGACAATTTACTGCTGTCTAAATCGGCTTCGCGGTAGCTTGAAGCCTTGTACTGGACAACTGTTTCCGTCAATACCGAGGCCGCCTGCACCGAGGCGCTCATGCCGGGAATCGCCAGTGCGGCGCTGGTTAATGCGGTAAGAACGCGCTTATTATTTATCTTCTGACTCATAGCATCGCCCTTTAATTACAACCGCAGCCGCCGCCACCAACGGAGGCGCCGCCATTGCTGGCTTCTTTACTAAAATGCACGTGCTTGCGATAGGAGCTACTCAGTGCGTCTGGCTCCCATGCCATTTCTGGGCGCGCCAGATAACCCCGCTCCCAGGCTTCCACTGGTTCAAGCGCGCAAGCGCTAAGCATCGCCAATGCCATCAGTATTGCTAAGACACGCATATCAGGATTCCTCTTGCAGTAGTGTCAGCACTTCCTTGCGAATAATATCCTCGTCACCCAGACGAAAGCCCTCGTGTACGCGACGCACCTTGCCCTGTTTATCAATTAAAAACGCCGTGGGCATACCTTTAACGCCAAAGGTGGCGGGCAAGCTTCCGCTCTCATTACGGAGTACCGGATAAGAAACCGGGTAAGCTTTAAGGAAGTCCTTGGCATCCTGACTATAGGCGTCAACATTAATAGCCAGCACCATAAAGCCGCGATGACTTAGTTGCCGGTACAGCCTGTCGA
This portion of the Zhongshania sp. R06B22 genome encodes:
- a CDS encoding excalibur calcium-binding domain-containing protein; the encoded protein is MRVHGNLIKWNDDRGFGFVSSPQNAGEIFVHISAFPRDGIRPKIGELISFEVEIEKNGKKRAVHVLRPGSTVRKRKGASHRSKGDAVALKLGITFVLVLALGYFGFNFYISQQSSELLMLKQAITAPMSASRKFECDGRKHCSQMTSRAEAEYFIKNCPNTKMDGDHDGTPCENDSRF
- a CDS encoding TIGR02391 family protein; the encoded protein is MQRIELFNSQKLKAACRVLGDTERGLTASEIGYLIQDCKIEDVTPTMTKWKRLFNALGEAQNKYQVGNHLIMFINRALDPVGYARDKEKFEWRRSELNIVLSFSGFTVREDGKVSKTRKETTLKGARERAGALRAKLEDRGAHEEVFNYCRAELVDENYFHAVLEAVKGIAERIRNMSSLTTDGADLFNTTFSVKQPVLKINALNTDTEISEQKGFSNMLVGLFGAVRNPVAHAPKTSWLMSEQDALDILSTVSFIHRKLDNVIKG
- a CDS encoding FAD:protein FMN transferase: MQLYHYPFTAMASPCELRLYAESQALADAAADAAKAEVIRIEQTYSRYREDSVVGRINAAAGGNPIALDEETSALINYATTAFKESGGLFDISSGVLREVWNFKLGQLPSPAAVAFCVKRVGWNKVHWTAPNISLQQGMELDFGGFGKEYAADRAATICEENGISHGLVELGGDIRVVGPHPDGSAWHIGIRNPRDPDVAVAVIPLKSGGLASSGDYERFMVIDGKRYSHILNPCTGRPVDQPMAGVTVVAPLCLLAGTAATVAMLQGENGAPTWLKEMGLPHLWIDQTGVLGGDLVPQVQS
- a CDS encoding DUF3570 domain-containing protein, with the translated sequence MSQKINNKRVLTALTSAALAIPGMSASVQAASVLTETVVQYKASSYREADLDSSKLSGGSRERYEIDSHQVRAQLPLGKKTDASIEFMYETMSGASPWFILPGQDGPVQVMSGATIHEERKDLQATVNHLLNDKTVISFIAGVSDEKDYFAVSAGVEALYEIPDTQLTFTAGLGYSDDELEPTDGAIMPDRIERATRDSSTAFVGLSQILSKTSVVQASLSYGLQRGFLSDPYKKVWIDDQANTINDSRPDDRNQFVAQARLRHFLPDLKAALHLDYRYFEDDWEIASSTLEAAWYQNLPGGWVFTPSLRYYTQTQAFFYAPYFFSARSDGFGSADYRLSPYGAISVKLRLEKRWQGLDLHAEWEAYEASADYSLDSVNVENPALVEFDILSVGFNWRL
- a CDS encoding DUF4266 domain-containing protein — translated: MRVLAILMALAMLSACALEPVEAWERGYLARPEMAWEPDALSSSYRKHVHFSKEASNGGASVGGGGCGCN
- a CDS encoding TlpA family protein disulfide reductase produces the protein MFALRTLIFTVCMLLPITSAAALTLAEKAPDFSLAALDDKQKYSLADYGGQVVYVDFWASWCGPCRQSLPSLDRLYRQLSHRGFMVLAINVDAYSQDAKDFLKAYPVSYPVLRNESGSLPATFGVKGMPTAFLIDKQGKVRRVHEGFRLGDEDIIRKEVLTLLQEES